The Xiphophorus hellerii strain 12219 chromosome 5, Xiphophorus_hellerii-4.1, whole genome shotgun sequence genome window below encodes:
- the LOC116719437 gene encoding uncharacterized protein LOC116719437 isoform X1, with amino-acid sequence MDGLQTILIFFLGLVFCSHYCISESVQEVTFRPGENITLYCDCKVSTGVFVAWFFRNCSLRAQSHYVLRALNQLKPETKFPRLKFFKNESSESYDLLVINATNSDVGFYYCGTEETKVEKDNEKNIFRKDIFTYGNISTNLILDTCGICSDFKKTVDDCDDCWKLLFSLCPTIFLLSVVFSSLLIYLLCQKTGKEDQDNKNQSEQKRYTEETQDEDICYAALEVHQLSKRPKKKTVKVKYSANEDSHSPCM; translated from the exons ATGGATGGACTGCAGacgattttgatttttttcttag gacTAGTATTCTGCAGTCATTATTGCATTTCTGAATCAGTGCAGGAGGTGACCTTCAGACCTGGAGAAAACATCACTCTATACTGTGACTGTAAAGTATCAACTGGAGTATTTGTGGCTTGGTTCTTCAGGAACTGCTCCCTTAGAGCTCAGTCTCATTATGTTTTAAGAGCTTTGAATCAGTTAAAACCTGAAACAAAATTTCCACgtttgaaattttttaaaaatgaatcttcAGAATCTTATGATCTACTGGTTATAAATGCCACTAATTCAGATGTGGGCTTCTATTACTGTGGAACCGAAGAGACAAAAGTGGAGAAAGACAATGAGAAGAACATCTTCCGTAAAGACATTTTTACGTATGGGAATATCTCTACAAATCTCATCCTCG ACACCTGTGGAATCTGTTCTGACTTTAAGAAGACAGTGGATGACTGTGATGACTGCTGGAAGCTGCTCTTCTCTCTGTGCCCGActatttttcttctctcagtTGTTTTCTCCTCACTTTTAATTTACTTGCTTTGTCAGAAGACAG GTAAAGAAGATCAAGACAACAAAAATCAATCTGAACAAAAAAGATACACGGAAGAGACGCAG GATGAAGACATATGCTATGCTGCCTTGGAAGTCCATCAGCTATCAAAGAGACCAAAGAAGAAGACAGTGAAAGTCAAGTATAGCGCCAATGAAGATTCACATTCTCCTTGCATGTAA
- the LOC116719437 gene encoding uncharacterized protein LOC116719437 isoform X2: MDGLQTILIFFLGLVFCSHYCISESVQEVTFRPGENITLYCDCKVSTGVFVAWFFRNCSLRAQSHYVLRALNQLKPETKFPRLKFFKNESSESYDLLVINATNSDVGFYYCGTEETKVEKDNEKNIFRKDIFTYGNISTNLILDTCGICSDFKKTVDDCDDCWKLLFSLCPTIFLLSVVFSSLLIYLLCQKTEDQDNKNQSEQKRYTEETQDEDICYAALEVHQLSKRPKKKTVKVKYSANEDSHSPCM, encoded by the exons ATGGATGGACTGCAGacgattttgatttttttcttag gacTAGTATTCTGCAGTCATTATTGCATTTCTGAATCAGTGCAGGAGGTGACCTTCAGACCTGGAGAAAACATCACTCTATACTGTGACTGTAAAGTATCAACTGGAGTATTTGTGGCTTGGTTCTTCAGGAACTGCTCCCTTAGAGCTCAGTCTCATTATGTTTTAAGAGCTTTGAATCAGTTAAAACCTGAAACAAAATTTCCACgtttgaaattttttaaaaatgaatcttcAGAATCTTATGATCTACTGGTTATAAATGCCACTAATTCAGATGTGGGCTTCTATTACTGTGGAACCGAAGAGACAAAAGTGGAGAAAGACAATGAGAAGAACATCTTCCGTAAAGACATTTTTACGTATGGGAATATCTCTACAAATCTCATCCTCG ACACCTGTGGAATCTGTTCTGACTTTAAGAAGACAGTGGATGACTGTGATGACTGCTGGAAGCTGCTCTTCTCTCTGTGCCCGActatttttcttctctcagtTGTTTTCTCCTCACTTTTAATTTACTTGCTTTGTCAGAAGACAG AAGATCAAGACAACAAAAATCAATCTGAACAAAAAAGATACACGGAAGAGACGCAG GATGAAGACATATGCTATGCTGCCTTGGAAGTCCATCAGCTATCAAAGAGACCAAAGAAGAAGACAGTGAAAGTCAAGTATAGCGCCAATGAAGATTCACATTCTCCTTGCATGTAA
- the stim2a gene encoding stromal interaction molecule 2: protein MLAISIVFLIFPAALFVAAQSVGDLQGLTSPGGSAGFDPPDPCMTIYPPCLSESDRYSLEALRSIHQIMDDDQDGGIEVEESMEFIMEDMKQQQTHKHSKLHREDQHITVEELWRGWKSSEVHNWTLDDVLRWLKDFVELPQYERNFKDFRVNGNTLPRIAANEPSFLSSQLKVLDQRDKQKLNIKALDVVLFGPPTRPPHNYMKDLLLIVSVVMGVGGCWFAQAQNKASKVHVAKMMKDLESLQRAEQSLMDLQEQLEQAQEEKRNVAVEKQFLEEKMRDEIIGAQEEAHRLHELRKGAVSELSRLRYAEEELEQVRGALKQAEKEMIASWTVSGALQQWLQLTHEVEVQYYNVKKHSAELQLAAAKEEAERIKKKRSSVLGTLHMAHSSSLDQVDHKIMEAKHALSEVTACLRERLHRWQQIEFLCGFPIMRNPGLANLSAQLYSDTTALGFPRVAQSSYSYHSSVHGSVEDLVDEQAAPVIPQMPVPIPPLKRSPHLRRSTTSRARRPGVLPQSQPATISQDPDLLIPIRAPYSCYDEGEELLRKSLKKQDSQEKFLDSEFIMSPTLSKMFPSPILDTSSRRLYHDEAELLADSPVTKPLSGHVEFPADPPVHNVSEEEHEIPVDLGVSCKTIVKEKILDPSLETISFKSSNEESCGNAALKKISRRRSEVSMDDALRKGISHNLDMEVSPIKTEKQTTEDLMDVPSRNFYIDRYDVDPLEMKKIFRPELESLAETQRIISRDILETSINVASRKKGRDDAEHLNESRRVTRNSIGMSQDTASRKLPLNTGDFQLESSLMAVPKNKIDETAIIPQRKISREELEYCSDPASVRMPFREPMDAFRDAPIFKDTPEFGLESAQSRRTLRHEVEMSAGSLRRRIPGLSRSNTSSTDSFSENISWDKVNASVDMSKHLTLRDDFGGFESSSLPCRIGQPDLMLTSQVPWQSSSDLCTAGPLSQLVYDGILEKSCSSMSSVHTPLSASTPSLPQSRLLAELESPLPPPQAVCPTIASPSESGDEKNKEKDKSKKTLKLKNLFKKKNESTPEKSHSGLQKL from the exons ATGCTCGCCATCTCCATTGTATTTCTCATTTTTCCCGCTGCGCTCTTTGTTGCTGCGCAAAGCGTTGGGGATCTCCAGGGCCTCACCTCTCCCGGAGGCAGCGCCGGCTTTGACCCGCCAG aCCCATGTATGACTATATATCCACCATGTCTGAGTGAATCTGATCGCTACAGCCTGGAGGCCCTGCGGAGCATCCACCAGATAATGGATGATGACCAAGATGGTGGGATTGAGGTGGAGGAGAGCATGGAG TTCATTATGGAAGacatgaagcagcagcagactcACAAACACAGCAAGTTGCACAGAGAAGACCAGCACATCACAGTGGAGGAGCTGTGGAGGGGATGGAAGTCATCTGAAG TGCACAACTGGACACTAGATGATGTTCTACGCTGGCTGAAAGACTTTGTCGAGCTTCCGCAGTATGAGAGGAATTTTAAGGACTTCAGGGTCAATGGAAACACCCTACCCAG GATTGCAGCAAATGAGCCATCCTTCCTGAGTTCCCAGTTGAAAGTGCTGGACCAGAGAGACAAACAGAAGCTCAACATCAAAGCTCTGGATGTGGTGTTGTTTGGACCACCTACAC GCCCCCCTCATAACTACATGAAGGACCTGCTGCTCATTGTGTCTGTGGTGATGGGAGTTGGAGGCTGCTGGTTTGCCCAGGCCCAAAACAAAGCCAGCAAGGTTCATGTTGCCAAAATGATGAAAGATTTAGAAAGTCTGCAGAGGGCAGAACAGAGCCTCATGGACCTACAGgagca GCTGGAGCAGGCTCAGGAAGAAAAACGAAATGTGGCAGTGGAAAAACAATTCCTGGAAGAGAAGATGAGAGATGAGATTATTGGAGCTCAGGAGGAAGCTCACCGTCTGCATGAGCTGAGAAAGGGAGCAGTCAGCGAACTCAGCCGCCTGCGGTACGCAGAGGAAGAACTGGAACAG GTCCGTGGAGCGCTGAAGCAGGCGGAGAAGGAGATGATAGCCAGCTGGACAGTCTCAGGCGCCCTTCAGCAGTGGCTCCAGCTTACACATGAGGTGGAGGTTCAGTACTACAATGTCAAAAAGCACAGCGCAGAACTGCAACTTGCCGCTGCCAAGGAAGAG GCAGAGAGGATCAAGAAGAAGAGAAGTTCTGTTCTGGGAACGCTTCACATGGCCCACAGCTCCTCCCTGGACCAAGTTGATCATAAGATCATGGAAGCAAA GCATGCGTTGTCCGAAGTAACAGCGTGTCTGCGAGAACGTCTTCACCGCTGGCAGCAGATTGAATTCCTCTGTGGTTTTCCCATTATGAGGAATCCTGGACTAGCTAACCTCTCCGCTCAACTCTACTCAGACACAACCGCCTTGGGGTTCCCTCGAGTAGCCCAGTCTTCCTATTCATATCACAGTTCTGTTCATGGCTCAGTAGAAGATCTTGTAGATGAACAAGCTGCACCTGTAATACCACAGATGCCTG TTCCCATTCCGCCTCTTAAGCGCTCTCCTCATCTTCGGAGATCCACCACCTCAAGGGCACGTCGTCCTGGAGTCCTCCCTCAGTCACAACCTGCCACCATCTCCCAAGACCCCGACCTTCTGATCCCCATTAGAGCTCCTTACTCTTGCTATGACGAAGGTGAAGAACTCCTCCGAAAATCTCTTAAAAAACA AGATTCCCAAGAGAAATTCTTAGACTCTGAGTTTATAATGTCACCTACCCTCAGCAAAATGTTTCCTAGTCCTATCCTGGACACTTCATCTAGAAGGTTGTATCACGATGAAGCTGAGCTCCTTGCAGACAGTCCAGTTACAAAGCCTTTGAGTGGACATGTAGAATTTCCTGCTGATCCTCCAGTTCACAACGTGTCTGAGGAAGAGCATGAAATTCCTGTAGATTTAGGTGTTTCTTGCAAGAcaatagtaaaagaaaaaatcttggATCCTTCTTTGGAAACCATTTCTTTTAAGAGTTCAAATGAAGAATCTTGTGGAAATGCTGCACTAAAGAAGATATCTAGACGTAGAAGTGAAGTTTCTATGGATGATGCATTAAGAAAGGGAATTTCTCATAATTTAGACATGGAGGTATCAcccataaaaacagagaaacagaccACCGAGGATTTAATGGACGTTCCCTCAAGGAATTTTTACATAGACAGATACGACGTAGACCCATTGGAGATGAAAAAGATTTTTCGACCGGAATTGGAATCATTAGCAGAAACACAGAGGATAATATCAAGGGATATTCTGGAGACTTCAATAAATGTGGCCTCAAGAAAGAAAGGGAGAGATGATGCTGAACATTTGAATGAATCGAGAAGAGTTACGAGGAATTCAATCGGAATGTCCCAAGACACAGCGTCTAGGAAGCTTCCCCTGAATACGGGAGACTTTCAGCTCGAATCCTCTCTGATGGCTGTACCAAAGAATAAAATAGATGAGACTGCTATAATACCACAAAGAAAGATATCTAGAGAAGAGCTGGAATATTGTTCAGATCCTGCCTCTGTCAGGATGCCTTTCAGAGAACCAATGGATGCTTTTAGGGATGCTCCAATCTTTAAAGATACACCAGAATTTGGTCTGGAGTCAGCACAAAGCAGACGGACACTGAGACATGAAGTTGAGATGTCTGCTGGTTCCCTTAGAAGAAGAATTCCTGGACTTTCAAGAAGCAACACCAGTTCAACAGATAGTTTCTCTGAGAATATCTCGTGGGATAAAGTGAATGCTTCAGTTGACATGTCTAAGCATCTAACACTGAGGGACGACTTTGGAGGATTTGAATCAAGTTCTTTGCCATGTCGTATTGGACAGCCAGATCTTATGCTAACATCCCAAGTGCCATGGCAGTCGTCCTCAGACCTCTGTACTGCTGGGCCTCTGAGCCAACTCGTGTATGATGGAATCCTTGAAAAATCATGCAGCTCTATGTCCTCAGTGCATACGCCTCTATCAGCTTCTACACCAAGCCTTCCTCAGAGCAGACTGCTGGCAGAGCTGGAGTCACCACTGCCACCTCCACAGGCTGTTTGCCCAACAATTGCATCACCCTCTGAGAGTGGAGATGAGAAGAACAAAGAGAAggataaaagtaagaaaactttaaagctcaaaaacctttttaaaaagaaaaatgagtctACTCCAGAAAAGTCTCACAGTGGTCTTCAGAAGCTCTGA
- the rbpja gene encoding recombination signal binding protein for immunoglobulin kappa J region a: protein MAPVVTGKFSEQHLPRRLTREAMRSYLKEKQDQTVLILHAKVAQKSYGNEKRFFCPPPCVYLMGTGWQKKVKEFVKEGCSEQEAQPYVFIGIGSSEQDMQQLFLEGKNFCTAKTLYISDSDKRKHFMLSVKMLHGNSSDIGVFPSKRIKVISKPSKKKQSLKNADLCIASGTKVALFNRLRSQTVSTRYLHVEGGNFHASSQQWGAFYIHLLDDDESEGEEFTVKDGYIHYGQTVKLVCSVTGLALPRLIIRKVDKQAAQLDADDPVSQLHKCAFYLKDTEKMYLCLSQERIIQYQGTPCPKDSRKENINDGAAWTIISTDKAEYTFCEGMGPVPTPVSPVPVVESLQLNGGGDVAMLEVTGQNFTPNLRVWFGDVEAETMYRCGESILCVVPDISSFREGWRWVLQPVQVPVTLVRNDGIIYPTGLTFTYTPEPGPRPHCSATGIILRSNSNASSSPASSSSPSSSVGGHGDGHAASSSDSGVSALT from the exons ATGGCGCCCGTAGTGACGGG gAAGTTTAGTGAGCAACATCTTCCTCGACGGTTAACGAG GGAGGCTATGAGGTCTTACTTGAAAGAGAAGCAGGATCAGACAGTCCTCATACTGCATGCAAAAGTGGCACAAAAGTCATATGGAAACGAGAAAAG GTTTTTCTGCCCGCCACCATGTGTGTATCTGATGGGGACGGGTTGGCAGAAAAAAGTGAAGGAGTTTGTGAAGGAAGGTTGCTCTGAACAAGAGGCCCAGCCTTATGTTTTCATTGGGATAGGCAGCAGTGAGCAAGACATGCAGCAACTTTTTCTGGAGGGAAAG AACTTCTGCACAGCTAAAACACTGTATATCAGTGACTCAGACAAAAGAAAGCACTTCATGCTGTCTGTGAAGATGTTGCATGGAAACAGCTCAGATATCGGAGTTTTCCCCAGCAAGAGGATCAAAGTCATCTCCAAACCTTCCAAGAAGAAACAGTCCCTGAAAAATGCAGACT TGTGCATAGCTTCTGGGACTAAAGTGGCCTTGTTCAACCGCTTGCGTTCCCAAACAGTCAGTACCAGGTACCTTCATGTTGAGGGAGGGAACTTTCATGCCAGCTCCCAACAATGGGGTGCCTTCTACATCCACCTGT TGGATGATGATGAATCTGAAGGAGAGGAATTCACTGTAAAAGATGGCTACATTCACTATGGCCAGACAGTGAAATTGGTCTGCTCTGTTACTGGCCTGGCCCTGCCTAGACTG ATCATTCGTAAAGTTGACAAGCAAGCAGCGCAGTTGGATGCAGATGATCCTGTATCTCAGCTTCACAAGTGTGCCTTCTACCTGAAAGATACAGAGAAAATGTACCTCTGTCTTTCACAGGAAAGAATTATCCAGTATCAG GGTACGCCATGCCCCAAAGACTCTCGCAAGGAAAACATTAACGATGGCGCAGCATGGACTATCATTAGCACTGACAAAGCAGAGTACACATTTTGTGAAGGCATGGGTCCAGTCCCCACACCGGTCAGCCCCGTCCCTGTGGTGGAAAGTCTGCAG TTAAATGGCGGAGGAGATGTGGCCATGTTGGAAGTGACGGGACAGAACTTCACCCCTAACCTCAGAGTTTGGTTTGGCGATGTGGAGGCAGAAACAATGTACAG GTGCGGAGAGAGCATCCTCTGTGTAGTTCCAGACATCTCTTCCTTCAGGGAGGGTTGGCGCTGGGTACTACAGCCCGTTCAGGTTCCCGTCACGCTGGTCCGCAACGACGGAATCATCTACCCCACAGGCCTGACTTTCACCTACACTCCCGAGCCGGGACCTCGGCCTCACTGCAGTGCCACTGGGATCATTCTCCGATCCAACAGCAACGCTTCTTCATCACCAGCATCTTCCTCTTCACCTTCATCTTCAGTTGGTGGCCACGGCGACGGCCACGCTGCCAGCAGCAGTGACTCAGGCGTGTCAGCACTGACGTAG